A single Rhodomicrobium lacus DNA region contains:
- a CDS encoding NAD+ synthase, with product MTVSLRIACAQLNPVVGDLAGNVALALESRGQASAPGADLVVFPELFLAGYPPEDLILKPAFVAACMDAVRALAAETADGGPALLVGTPWGEDGKVYNAVALLAGGRIEAVRYKVDLPNYSVFDEKRVFAPGPLPEPVDFAGLRLGLPICEDIWTPAIAGSLAARGAELLISPNGSPFTVKKRAQRLDVARARVAETGLPLLYVNQVGGQDELVFDGASFALNRDGALAAQLPAWETALAITEWRRDAGGWACVDGPNARVEEGREAAYLACVTGLRDYVEKNRFPGVVLGLSGGIDSAICAAIATDALDASRVHCIMLPYRYTSNASLDDAAACAEALGVRYDIVPIHPAVEAFSGMLAPLFKGAEPGLAEENLQSRIRGTTLMAVSNKFGGMVVTTGNKSEVSAGYATLYGDMNGGFNPIKDLYKTEVFALSRFRNEHVPKGCLGPGGVVIPDNIITKAPTAELRENQTDQDSLPPYDVLDDILESLVDREEPLAAIVARGHAPETVKKVERLLYLSEYKRRQAAPGVKITERNFGRDRRYPIVNRFRETVG from the coding sequence ATGACTGTATCCTTGCGCATCGCCTGCGCTCAGCTCAACCCCGTTGTGGGCGACCTCGCCGGAAACGTGGCGCTCGCCCTTGAATCTCGCGGGCAAGCGAGCGCGCCCGGCGCCGATCTGGTCGTCTTTCCCGAACTTTTTCTTGCGGGTTATCCCCCCGAGGATCTGATTTTGAAGCCCGCCTTCGTAGCGGCCTGCATGGATGCGGTGCGCGCGCTGGCGGCGGAGACGGCGGATGGCGGCCCGGCGCTGCTCGTCGGCACGCCATGGGGGGAGGACGGCAAGGTCTACAACGCCGTTGCACTGCTCGCCGGCGGGCGCATCGAAGCTGTGCGCTATAAGGTCGATCTGCCGAATTACAGCGTGTTCGACGAGAAGCGCGTGTTCGCGCCGGGGCCCCTGCCCGAGCCGGTGGATTTCGCCGGGCTTCGTCTCGGCCTGCCGATCTGCGAGGACATCTGGACGCCCGCGATTGCCGGTTCGCTCGCGGCGCGCGGCGCGGAGCTTCTGATTTCGCCGAACGGATCGCCCTTCACGGTGAAAAAGCGCGCCCAACGGCTCGACGTCGCCCGCGCACGCGTGGCCGAAACGGGCCTGCCGCTTCTTTATGTCAATCAGGTGGGCGGGCAGGACGAGCTTGTGTTCGACGGCGCGTCCTTCGCGCTCAATCGCGACGGCGCGCTCGCGGCGCAGCTTCCCGCATGGGAAACTGCGCTTGCGATCACCGAATGGCGACGGGACGCAGGTGGCTGGGCCTGCGTCGACGGCCCAAATGCGCGCGTCGAGGAAGGGCGTGAAGCCGCCTATCTCGCCTGCGTGACAGGGCTTCGCGATTATGTGGAAAAGAACCGCTTCCCTGGCGTCGTCCTCGGGCTCTCGGGCGGCATCGATAGTGCGATCTGCGCCGCGATAGCGACGGACGCGCTCGATGCCTCGCGGGTCCACTGCATCATGCTGCCGTACCGCTACACGTCGAACGCCTCGCTCGACGACGCGGCCGCTTGCGCGGAAGCGCTCGGCGTGCGCTACGATATCGTGCCGATCCATCCGGCGGTCGAGGCGTTCAGCGGCATGCTCGCGCCGCTGTTCAAGGGCGCCGAACCGGGGCTCGCCGAAGAAAACCTGCAATCGCGCATTCGCGGCACGACGCTGATGGCCGTGTCGAACAAGTTCGGCGGCATGGTCGTGACCACGGGCAACAAGTCGGAGGTGTCGGCTGGCTACGCCACGCTCTACGGCGACATGAACGGCGGCTTCAACCCGATCAAGGATCTTTACAAGACGGAGGTTTTCGCGCTGTCGCGCTTCCGCAACGAGCATGTGCCGAAGGGCTGCCTCGGGCCGGGCGGCGTCGTGATCCCGGACAACATCATCACCAAGGCGCCGACCGCCGAGCTTCGCGAGAACCAGACCGATCAAGATTCGCTGCCGCCTTACGACGTGCTGGACGACATCCTCGAAAGCCTCGTGGACCGCGAGGAGCCGCTGGCCGCCATCGTGGCGCGCGGGCATGCGCCGGAGACGGTGAAGAAGGTGGAGCGCCTGCTCTATCTTTCGGAGTATAAGCGGCGGCAGGCGGCACCCGGCGTGAAGATCACCGAGAGGAATTTCGGGCGCGACCGCCGCTATCCCATCGTCAATCGCTTCCGCGAGACGGTGGGGTGA